In one Thermosipho ferrireducens genomic region, the following are encoded:
- a CDS encoding DHH family phosphoesterase — protein sequence MNAMNEFLNIVAEINNAKKVLVLGHIMPDGDDISSVLSLTMGLEKLGKEVEAAIDWKIQSYFYELPEVQKIRNFEQVKNYDPDLIVIVDASSPDRIGQFAQLLEKYKVIVIDHHGTNTYFGNFNWVDTSFGATAQMVLRINKELGVKYNERLALINLMGIQTDTGFFRYANADERVFLDAAELIKFGASPNVISRMILENKKIEQFRLLATMVDHLKIDCDGLLAYSYLSSEDYAANNCTEEDSGGFVSEIRSIKGVEVAIFLSEYNPNEVHVSFRSKEWFDVSKVAVVLGGGGHPRAAGCTIEGDIKDILEEVVKITRVTLKSESLRGRSFGN from the coding sequence ATGAACGCAATGAACGAGTTTTTAAATATTGTTGCTGAGATAAATAATGCGAAAAAAGTTCTCGTCCTTGGTCATATAATGCCAGATGGTGATGATATAAGTTCTGTTCTTTCACTTACTATGGGGCTTGAAAAGCTGGGCAAAGAAGTTGAAGCTGCTATAGACTGGAAAATTCAATCTTATTTTTATGAACTACCTGAAGTTCAGAAGATAAGAAATTTTGAACAGGTAAAAAATTATGATCCAGATTTAATTGTAATAGTCGATGCATCAAGTCCTGACAGAATAGGACAATTTGCACAATTGTTGGAAAAATATAAAGTAATAGTAATTGATCATCACGGGACAAATACGTATTTTGGAAATTTTAATTGGGTTGATACATCCTTTGGAGCTACCGCACAAATGGTTTTGAGGATAAATAAAGAGCTTGGTGTAAAATATAATGAGAGATTAGCACTTATAAATTTAATGGGAATCCAAACAGATACGGGTTTCTTTAGATATGCAAATGCTGATGAAAGGGTTTTTCTGGACGCAGCAGAACTTATAAAATTCGGTGCCAGCCCAAATGTAATTTCCAGAATGATCCTCGAGAACAAAAAAATAGAACAATTTAGATTGCTGGCTACCATGGTAGATCATTTGAAGATCGATTGTGATGGACTTCTGGCTTATTCCTATTTATCTTCCGAGGATTATGCTGCTAACAATTGTACTGAAGAAGATAGTGGAGGATTTGTCAGTGAAATTAGATCAATAAAAGGTGTGGAAGTTGCAATATTTCTTTCAGAATATAATCCAAATGAAGTTCACGTTAGTTTTCGTTCAAAAGAGTGGTTTGATGTGAGCAAAGTAGCGGTAGTTCTTGGAGGCGGGGGACATCCAAGAGCAGCGGGTTGTACAATAGAAGGAGATATAAAAGATATATTAGAAGAAGTTGTTAAGATTACTCGTGTAACTTTAAAGAGTGAAAGTTTAAGGGGGCGCAGTTTTGGAAATTAA
- a CDS encoding purine-nucleoside phosphorylase, translating to MKESIERAKKYITEKVEITPEIGLILGSGLGFVADDIENAVLLEYTEIPDFPHSTAPGHEGKLVFGKLKGKNVVALKGRFHLYEGWNPETIKFVIYVLKSLGVKKLLITNAAGAINKSYNPGEIIIVKDLINFQFKNPLKGQNLEEYGPRFPDMSSAVDLEWASKLKEKVRKLREGVYIAVLGPSYETPAEIKAFRKLGADLVGMSTVPEVIVANHCGIKCLVLSCVTNMAAGVLETPLSHQEVMEVAKKVKEEFSKIVFHALEVL from the coding sequence GTGAAGGAAAGTATAGAACGTGCAAAGAAATATATTACTGAAAAGGTAGAAATAACGCCAGAAATTGGTCTTATTCTTGGCTCTGGGTTAGGATTTGTGGCCGATGATATTGAAAACGCAGTTTTACTCGAATATACTGAGATACCTGATTTTCCTCATTCAACAGCACCTGGCCATGAAGGAAAGCTTGTTTTTGGAAAATTAAAAGGGAAAAATGTTGTGGCATTGAAGGGGAGATTTCATCTTTATGAAGGGTGGAATCCGGAAACAATAAAGTTTGTAATATACGTGTTGAAATCTTTGGGTGTAAAAAAATTGCTTATTACCAATGCAGCGGGTGCAATAAACAAATCTTACAATCCTGGAGAGATTATAATAGTTAAAGATTTAATAAATTTTCAGTTTAAAAATCCTTTAAAGGGTCAAAATTTAGAAGAATACGGTCCAAGGTTTCCAGATATGTCATCTGCAGTGGATTTAGAATGGGCCAGCAAATTAAAGGAAAAAGTTAGGAAGTTAAGAGAAGGAGTTTACATAGCGGTCCTTGGTCCAAGCTATGAAACACCTGCTGAAATAAAGGCTTTTAGAAAACTTGGAGCTGATCTTGTTGGGATGTCAACTGTTCCAGAGGTTATTGTAGCAAATCATTGTGGCATAAAGTGCCTGGTTCTTTCATGTGTAACGAACATGGCGGCTGGAGTCCTTGAAACTCCTCTGTCTCATCAGGAGGTTATGGAAGTGGCAAAGAAGGTAAAAGAAGAGTTTTCGAAAATAGTTTTTCATGCTCTGGAGGTGCTTTAA
- a CDS encoding alanine/ornithine racemase family PLP-dependent enzyme, giving the protein MSFPRLIINLEKIFQNAYTIAKICHEKHIELVAVTKLILGNPEIARILKEAGVDKIGDSRLKNIEKMKKNGVPGPFQLLRIPMLSELEKAVALVDEILVSQPEIARAVDTIAEKYDKNIQIIYMIDVGDLREGVWYEEAALEIQRVDSMLKKATLRGIGTNLGCFGGVIPSEENTKILAQIKNELENMLNKKLVISGGNTASLRLLENNITFEGDTQFRIGEAIILGTDATNHRNIPYLSQDTVILEAEVIEVDYKPSVPVGEIGHDAMGRIPHFEDKGWRKRIILAIGEQDIDPSGLKPFDKKLNILHASSDHTLIDITDSETSYNIGDIVKFRLSYGCALRAFTSPYVGKIFT; this is encoded by the coding sequence GTGAGTTTTCCACGGTTGATAATTAATCTTGAAAAAATCTTTCAAAATGCCTATACAATTGCTAAAATATGTCATGAAAAACACATTGAGCTCGTTGCCGTTACCAAACTTATTCTTGGAAATCCAGAAATAGCTCGTATTCTCAAAGAAGCTGGTGTGGATAAAATAGGAGATTCACGACTCAAGAATATCGAAAAGATGAAAAAAAATGGTGTACCAGGACCATTTCAACTTTTGAGAATTCCCATGCTTTCTGAATTAGAAAAAGCAGTTGCCCTCGTAGATGAAATTCTTGTATCCCAACCAGAAATTGCAAGGGCAGTGGACACAATAGCAGAAAAATATGATAAAAACATACAAATCATTTACATGATAGACGTTGGTGATTTAAGAGAAGGCGTGTGGTATGAAGAAGCTGCTTTAGAGATTCAAAGGGTAGATTCTATGCTAAAAAAGGCCACGCTTAGAGGAATAGGAACGAACCTTGGATGCTTTGGTGGAGTTATTCCAAGTGAAGAAAATACTAAAATATTAGCCCAAATAAAAAATGAACTGGAAAATATGCTCAACAAAAAATTAGTTATTTCAGGAGGTAATACAGCTTCACTCAGGTTACTGGAAAACAACATAACTTTTGAAGGAGATACTCAATTTAGAATAGGCGAGGCAATAATTCTTGGAACAGACGCAACTAACCACAGGAATATCCCATATCTTTCACAGGATACAGTAATACTGGAAGCAGAAGTAATAGAAGTTGATTATAAACCATCTGTTCCTGTGGGAGAAATTGGACATGATGCCATGGGAAGAATTCCTCATTTCGAAGATAAAGGCTGGCGAAAAAGAATTATACTTGCAATAGGAGAACAGGATATTGATCCATCTGGTTTGAAACCATTCGATAAAAAATTAAATATATTACACGCTTCAAGTGATCATACTTTAATTGATATAACTGATTCAGAAACAAGCTATAATATTGGAGATATTGTAAAATTCCGTTTATCTTATGGTTGTGCTCTTCGAGCCTTTACAAGTCCTTATGTTGGAAAAATTTTTACATAA
- a CDS encoding site-specific integrase: MLLIQKELQNFVNYVSTQKVSDKTRKNYIAMVESFLNFVDGEVNTENVMKWIEKIRSTYKPTAWRQYFVPLRSFLQRFYPLVFSEVVEELKVPYKKANYEMISFLDFWKLYEEAEKMAKKGNEKYVLLVGLAGILGLKSGEIVELKGTDIKNGKIYVQSDNTYVDIIPPIDKWIYKYEGKDEYLISTADGNPVKPSYLALMLRGLQKKTDIKLGKPLSVEILRNVAIGKHVISQPSLPYVMDLFKYNSTKTIEDIARYMSESGDLRTILSVEVVDDIQPIVEFFSKLSIPVRKIEHAYIVSRTAYIRKGEKFSRLNTIFVVRNLDEWQKFVEKLGYETKRKPGENYFITLVGKLRVGFLEV; this comes from the coding sequence GTGTTGCTTATACAAAAAGAGTTACAAAATTTTGTTAATTATGTAAGCACTCAAAAAGTTTCCGATAAAACAAGAAAAAATTACATTGCAATGGTTGAATCATTTTTAAATTTTGTTGATGGAGAAGTAAATACAGAGAATGTAATGAAATGGATAGAGAAAATCAGAAGCACTTATAAGCCAACGGCATGGCGTCAATACTTTGTTCCTTTAAGATCGTTTTTGCAGAGATTTTATCCACTGGTTTTTTCAGAAGTTGTGGAAGAGTTAAAAGTTCCGTATAAAAAAGCAAATTATGAAATGATATCGTTTTTGGATTTCTGGAAGTTGTACGAAGAAGCGGAAAAAATGGCGAAAAAGGGTAATGAGAAATATGTATTGCTTGTGGGGCTTGCTGGTATTCTTGGCTTAAAATCTGGTGAGATTGTGGAATTGAAAGGTACTGATATAAAGAATGGTAAAATTTATGTTCAGAGTGATAATACATACGTTGATATAATACCTCCAATAGATAAGTGGATTTATAAGTATGAAGGGAAAGATGAATATTTGATTTCAACAGCAGATGGTAACCCGGTAAAACCTTCGTATCTTGCTCTAATGCTTCGAGGTCTTCAGAAAAAAACTGATATAAAGCTTGGCAAGCCATTGTCTGTTGAGATATTGAGAAATGTGGCTATAGGTAAACATGTAATTTCTCAACCATCACTTCCTTACGTGATGGATTTGTTTAAATACAATTCTACTAAAACAATAGAAGACATAGCAAGATATATGTCAGAAAGTGGAGATTTAAGAACAATTCTTTCTGTGGAAGTTGTGGATGATATACAGCCTATTGTTGAATTTTTTTCAAAGTTATCTATTCCGGTGAGAAAAATTGAACATGCTTACATTGTTTCAAGAACAGCTTACATAAGAAAAGGGGAAAAATTTTCAAGATTAAACACAATTTTTGTGGTTAGAAACCTGGACGAATGGCAAAAGTTTGTTGAAAAGCTTGGATATGAGACAAAAAGAAAACCAGGAGAAAATTACTTTATAACACTTGTTGGAAAATTAAGAGTAGGATTTTTAGAAGTATGA
- the queA gene encoding tRNA preQ1(34) S-adenosylmethionine ribosyltransferase-isomerase QueA has translation MDVKEFDYNLPEELIAQKPVEPRDLSRLMVMNRKDKSIKHRVFREIIKYLGPGDLMVRNVTKVIPARLFGKKETGAKVEVFLLEKIENSTWKCLVRPGSKVKKGTRIIFNEVLESVCIDWGEDGTRIMEFNTKDDRAIFSVGNLPLPPYVNNPDIPFERYQTVYSKENGSVAAPTAGLHFTKELLKDLREKGVEFADVILHVGIGTFRPVKTEKVEEHKMHSEYYYVPAETVRKIRNYRKKRGRIIAIGTTSVRTLETIARLPEKEFYRGKTEIFIYPPFDFKLTDALITNFHLPRSTLLMLVSAFAGKDFVMEAYRIAVEQKYRFFSFGDACFIY, from the coding sequence ATGGATGTAAAAGAATTTGACTACAACCTTCCAGAAGAACTCATTGCACAAAAACCTGTAGAACCAAGAGATTTATCGAGATTAATGGTTATGAATAGAAAAGATAAAAGTATAAAGCACAGGGTATTTCGAGAAATAATAAAATACTTAGGCCCGGGAGATTTAATGGTTAGGAATGTTACTAAGGTCATTCCTGCAAGACTATTTGGAAAAAAAGAAACAGGCGCTAAAGTCGAAGTGTTTCTTTTAGAAAAAATAGAGAATAGTACCTGGAAATGTCTTGTTAGACCGGGAAGTAAAGTGAAGAAAGGTACGAGGATAATTTTTAATGAGGTGCTTGAATCTGTATGTATCGATTGGGGAGAGGATGGCACAAGAATAATGGAGTTTAACACAAAGGACGACAGAGCAATTTTTTCTGTGGGGAATTTGCCTCTCCCGCCGTATGTGAATAATCCAGATATACCCTTTGAAAGGTATCAAACTGTGTATTCAAAAGAAAATGGTTCAGTTGCAGCTCCAACAGCGGGACTGCATTTTACTAAAGAATTGTTGAAAGATTTGCGGGAGAAAGGTGTAGAGTTTGCAGATGTGATTTTGCATGTAGGGATAGGAACATTTAGACCGGTAAAGACTGAAAAAGTAGAAGAGCATAAGATGCATTCAGAGTATTACTATGTTCCAGCAGAAACTGTTCGTAAAATCAGAAATTATAGAAAGAAACGTGGCAGGATTATAGCTATTGGTACCACAAGTGTTAGAACACTTGAAACAATAGCACGTCTGCCTGAAAAAGAATTTTATAGAGGAAAGACTGAAATTTTTATATACCCTCCTTTTGACTTTAAATTAACCGATGCACTGATAACCAATTTTCACCTGCCACGTTCCACATTGCTTATGTTAGTTTCAGCTTTTGCCGGTAAAGATTTTGTAATGGAAGCTTATAGAATAGCTGTTGAGCAGAAGTATAGATTCTTTTCTTTTGGTGATGCCTGTTTTATTTACTGA
- the rpsO gene encoding 30S ribosomal protein S15 translates to MNKEEIIREFQIHEGDTGSAEVQVALLTARIRHLTEHLKKHPKDFHSRRGLMKLVGRRRKILKYLRNKDPESYKNVIQKLGLRK, encoded by the coding sequence GTGAACAAAGAGGAAATTATCAGGGAATTTCAAATTCATGAAGGTGACACAGGAAGCGCGGAAGTTCAGGTTGCGCTGTTAACTGCGCGTATAAGACATCTTACTGAGCATTTGAAAAAACACCCAAAAGATTTTCACTCTCGAAGAGGGCTTATGAAACTTGTTGGAAGACGAAGAAAAATATTAAAATACCTCAGAAACAAAGATCCAGAATCGTACAAAAATGTTATTCAAAAGCTCGGATTGAGGAAATAA
- a CDS encoding M42 family metallopeptidase, with product MDIQRLKELCMIPGISSREEKVRNSILSKINPENHMVDDIGNLIIPKGKGKRLLLMAHMDEIGFHIINTTRDGKLFLRKVGGIPDEIIQSRFIDIITSSGTVKGIIGSVPPHLKKDGLNFELLADVGVVSREELKMKNIEIMDYAVFSKEFHEIGEFVSCRALDDRFGCHILEEVYKKSNPKNEVLFAWTVQEEIGLKGAKALSNSLSDISLAIAVDSFACCSKQNNHIIPGKGPVIRFVDNSGIVSYKHAKKIMQIANEKSIPVQIGSTGGGTDASIFVEKGIPMVALSVAVKYLHSTVEMVHKNDLENLEKLIIAIVEEGF from the coding sequence ATGGACATTCAAAGGTTAAAAGAACTTTGTATGATACCAGGTATCTCTTCTCGTGAGGAAAAAGTGAGAAATTCTATACTTTCAAAAATAAATCCTGAAAACCACATGGTTGATGATATAGGCAATCTAATTATTCCTAAAGGCAAAGGTAAAAGGCTGCTCTTAATGGCACACATGGATGAAATAGGTTTTCATATTATAAATACAACCAGAGATGGAAAATTATTTCTCAGAAAAGTTGGTGGAATTCCAGATGAGATTATTCAAAGCAGATTCATTGATATAATTACATCCAGCGGAACTGTAAAGGGTATTATAGGAAGTGTTCCACCTCATCTAAAAAAAGACGGTTTAAATTTTGAGTTATTGGCGGACGTAGGTGTTGTTTCAAGAGAAGAATTAAAAATGAAAAATATTGAAATAATGGATTATGCGGTATTTTCCAAAGAATTCCACGAAATAGGAGAATTTGTCTCATGCAGAGCGCTCGACGATAGATTTGGGTGCCACATTCTTGAGGAAGTATACAAAAAATCGAATCCAAAAAATGAAGTTTTATTCGCCTGGACTGTTCAAGAAGAAATAGGTTTAAAAGGTGCTAAAGCACTTTCAAATAGTCTCAGTGATATTTCTCTTGCAATAGCTGTGGATTCTTTTGCCTGTTGTTCAAAACAAAATAATCACATAATTCCTGGAAAAGGGCCAGTGATAAGATTTGTTGATAATTCAGGGATTGTTTCTTATAAACATGCCAAAAAAATTATGCAAATCGCCAATGAAAAATCCATCCCTGTACAAATTGGTTCTACTGGTGGAGGTACAGATGCGAGCATATTTGTTGAAAAAGGAATTCCCATGGTTGCTCTAAGCGTAGCTGTAAAATATTTACATTCCACTGTGGAAATGGTACATAAAAATGACCTTGAAAACTTAGAAAAATTAATAATAGCCATAGTAGAGGAGGGTTTTTAA
- a CDS encoding sulfite exporter TauE/SafE family protein, whose translation MGIILYFFLFLAGLGAGFVNVLAGGGSMLTLPALTLLGLDISVANGTNRVGILLQNIVASTGFKKGKMLDLKRATFLAIPSTLGAISGTFTVLAINKSLLEKIVGAIFLIMSVFILYKPKIWEEGKKVEKNNIISFIAFYFVGFYGGFIQAGVGFFLIMSLIFIEGYNIVKTNAIKVFIVMCYTTFSFVIFLMNGKVDIIKGLILALGTMTGAKIGTSFALKSGAKFVRFIVFVMIVVSAIKYLL comes from the coding sequence ATGGGAATAATTCTCTATTTCTTCTTATTTCTGGCCGGATTGGGCGCGGGGTTTGTAAATGTTCTTGCAGGTGGTGGGTCAATGCTAACACTTCCCGCTTTAACTTTACTTGGTCTTGATATATCAGTCGCTAATGGAACAAATCGTGTGGGAATTCTTTTGCAAAATATAGTGGCATCCACAGGATTTAAAAAAGGTAAAATGTTGGATCTGAAAAGGGCCACTTTTCTGGCAATCCCTTCAACCCTTGGAGCAATTTCTGGAACGTTTACTGTTCTCGCCATAAACAAAAGTTTACTTGAAAAAATAGTGGGTGCAATATTTTTAATCATGAGTGTTTTCATTTTATACAAACCAAAAATCTGGGAGGAAGGAAAAAAAGTAGAGAAAAATAATATTATTAGCTTTATTGCATTTTATTTTGTTGGCTTTTATGGAGGATTCATTCAAGCAGGTGTAGGCTTTTTTTTAATAATGAGCCTTATTTTTATAGAGGGATATAATATTGTGAAAACTAATGCAATAAAAGTCTTTATTGTAATGTGTTATACCACATTTTCCTTTGTAATCTTTCTTATGAACGGGAAAGTAGATATAATTAAAGGATTAATTCTTGCTCTTGGAACAATGACTGGTGCAAAGATTGGTACCTCTTTTGCTCTCAAGAGCGGAGCAAAGTTTGTAAGATTTATTGTATTTGTAATGATTGTAGTTTCAGCAATTAAATATCTACTCTAA
- the fliD gene encoding flagellar filament capping protein FliD — protein sequence MDLSSIAQNINYRYTSSQPLFQFGGVASGLDTASIIDKLMEIESQPLNRLNEKYTELDRQQKAYNAVSDKLREFMDYLSDFRLQSSLLPKGATSTNENVLTATAAASTPDGTYTVNVVQLASRSYYMGTKLGPDITTTTAFSDINHNYTPQDSSLTLTVNGNTASINILTTDTINDIITKIQNAFTTAGSSATVTYDDTNNKLSIQSSDVFQLTQDSGNFLEVFRLDNANLVSSGGNYTLTSTGDIGVYSTSKLLSDLGVTGTNSFTINGTTISYSDTDTIADFISNINSNVSGVTASYDDINNQILITADDTGDVIINISGGPAELGLSSGQFILGNVAYAQITMDNGVTYDVYSDTNTLSFQGMQIDVVSTGTANITVSTDIDAIVDKVSEFVEKWNDTMDYLYTKLTENEVKDKSEDEMTEEEKIQGVLKNDSYLRKIFDKIRSYLYEEVNGTYLWELGISSGDSGGSYENTMKGKIELDEDKLRDYISNNGASAVWEFFGSDTTSVQGFATQLKDYLYDLTKFNGEIDQVAGVSGRIEREKRSLAKQIVNWIEILEKKQQDLWQKFSAMEQALSRLNMQGAYLSQAFSSGK from the coding sequence ATGGATCTTTCCTCCATTGCCCAAAATATAAATTATCGTTACACTTCAAGTCAACCGCTATTTCAGTTTGGTGGTGTAGCAAGTGGTTTGGATACTGCGTCTATAATTGATAAATTAATGGAGATAGAATCTCAACCGCTTAACAGACTTAATGAAAAATATACAGAGCTTGATAGGCAGCAAAAGGCGTATAACGCTGTTTCAGACAAATTGCGCGAATTTATGGATTATTTGTCTGACTTTAGATTGCAATCGAGTCTGCTGCCAAAAGGTGCTACCAGTACAAATGAAAATGTTTTAACAGCAACAGCTGCAGCTTCTACACCAGATGGAACTTATACAGTGAATGTGGTTCAACTTGCATCGAGAAGCTATTATATGGGGACCAAATTAGGGCCTGATATAACTACTACGACAGCTTTTTCTGATATAAATCATAATTATACTCCTCAAGATTCTTCGTTAACACTTACTGTCAATGGAAATACCGCATCTATAAATATTTTAACTACTGATACAATAAACGATATAATAACCAAAATACAAAATGCTTTTACAACAGCTGGAAGCTCTGCAACTGTTACTTATGATGATACAAACAACAAACTTTCAATCCAATCTTCAGATGTGTTTCAACTTACCCAGGATTCCGGTAACTTTTTAGAAGTTTTCAGGCTGGATAATGCGAATCTTGTAAGTTCTGGAGGAAATTATACACTTACAAGTACGGGGGATATAGGTGTATATAGCACTTCCAAACTGCTTTCTGATCTTGGAGTTACAGGTACTAACTCTTTTACAATAAATGGTACTACTATAAGTTATTCAGATACCGATACTATAGCTGATTTCATTAGTAACATAAATAGCAATGTGAGTGGCGTCACGGCAAGTTATGATGATATTAACAATCAAATATTAATAACAGCAGATGACACAGGTGACGTTATAATAAATATTTCTGGAGGGCCAGCAGAGCTTGGGCTTTCTTCAGGACAGTTTATTCTTGGAAATGTGGCTTATGCTCAAATTACAATGGATAACGGTGTTACATATGATGTTTATTCCGATACAAATACTCTTTCGTTTCAGGGAATGCAGATAGATGTTGTGTCAACCGGTACGGCAAATATAACAGTATCGACTGATATAGATGCCATTGTAGATAAAGTATCAGAATTTGTTGAAAAATGGAACGATACAATGGATTATCTTTATACTAAGCTTACTGAGAATGAGGTAAAAGATAAATCAGAAGATGAAATGACGGAAGAAGAGAAAATTCAAGGTGTTTTAAAGAACGATTCTTACTTGAGAAAAATATTCGATAAAATACGTTCATATTTGTATGAAGAAGTTAATGGGACATATTTGTGGGAATTAGGAATTTCTTCTGGAGATTCTGGCGGTAGCTATGAAAATACAATGAAAGGTAAAATAGAACTTGATGAAGATAAGTTAAGGGATTATATTTCGAACAATGGAGCAAGCGCCGTGTGGGAATTTTTTGGAAGTGATACAACCAGTGTTCAGGGATTTGCTACTCAGTTAAAAGATTATTTATACGATTTGACAAAGTTTAATGGTGAGATCGACCAGGTAGCAGGTGTTTCTGGTCGTATAGAAAGAGAGAAAAGATCTTTAGCAAAACAAATAGTAAATTGGATAGAGATTTTAGAAAAGAAGCAACAGGATTTGTGGCAAAAATTCAGTGCAATGGAACAGGCACTGTCAAGATTAAATATGCAGGGAGCTTATTTATCTCAGGCATTTTCTTCTGGAAAATAA
- a CDS encoding flagellar protein FlaG, with translation MDGISKIDNSQIEIKQMENRVSNVKTVKPSEELQSANVDPKKAAENFKENLEKLKKLFRGEAEFKIDKETGIIVVKIKDKDSGEIIRQIPPEVALKLAKNIAELLGIIFDERA, from the coding sequence ATGGATGGGATATCTAAGATTGACAACAGTCAAATTGAAATCAAGCAGATGGAGAACCGTGTCAGTAATGTAAAAACTGTTAAACCTTCAGAGGAACTTCAAAGTGCCAATGTGGATCCGAAAAAGGCGGCGGAAAATTTTAAAGAAAATCTTGAAAAATTAAAAAAGCTTTTTAGAGGTGAAGCAGAATTTAAAATAGATAAAGAAACAGGAATAATAGTTGTGAAGATCAAGGACAAAGATTCAGGTGAAATTATCAGACAAATTCCGCCGGAAGTTGCGTTGAAATTGGCCAAAAATATAGCTGAGTTATTAGGAATAATATTTGACGAAAGGGCGTGA
- the rbfA gene encoding 30S ribosome-binding factor RbfA, translating to MKPEYRKKKLEEQIRNLIFEALRRLKEPEVENFKDFVVVSRVELSKDKRYADIFISYIGNSEMREKAVKFMKDRKGYFRTFVAKNTRLYVAPEIRFYEDKGIETSIRINKLLDEISSKKHEKESDN from the coding sequence ATGAAACCTGAATATAGAAAAAAAAAGTTAGAGGAACAAATCCGTAATTTAATATTTGAGGCTTTAAGAAGGTTAAAAGAGCCAGAGGTAGAAAACTTCAAAGACTTTGTAGTTGTATCAAGAGTTGAGTTGTCAAAAGATAAAAGATATGCAGATATTTTTATAAGTTACATAGGAAATTCAGAAATGAGGGAAAAAGCAGTTAAATTTATGAAAGACAGGAAAGGATATTTTAGAACGTTTGTGGCAAAAAATACCAGATTATATGTGGCTCCCGAGATAAGATTTTATGAAGATAAAGGAATAGAGACAAGCATAAGAATTAACAAGCTCCTTGACGAAATATCATCTAAAAAACATGAAAAGGAATCCGATAATTAA
- a CDS encoding HDOD domain-containing protein yields the protein MSILLKEFILEIEEIPTPDFQVQQIINIASNPEASVKDIERAISLDAALSAKVLRLVNSAYYGLPRKITKLSEAVMILGFKTVRNLALSIFTYSTLQKGNSNVNKENLWKHFMATAIISETIAKHIGYPEREEAFMAGLLHDIGKVALDITFPEVLSLLEKASRETNRPFHVIERDLEFESHTLLGQTLLEKWTLPDLFQVVSQFHETPSENENKTYNEILYIVHLANFISNLMYEGYSLSHGQPILESETFNVFGIKPSKLIRIVEESERNLLKAGDLLEGGKENET from the coding sequence GTGAGTATATTGTTAAAAGAATTTATTTTGGAAATTGAGGAGATACCTACCCCGGATTTTCAGGTACAACAAATAATAAATATTGCGTCAAATCCCGAGGCAAGTGTGAAAGATATAGAACGGGCTATTTCATTGGACGCAGCACTTTCTGCGAAAGTTCTGAGGCTTGTTAATTCTGCATATTACGGATTGCCTCGAAAAATTACAAAACTCAGCGAGGCGGTCATGATTCTTGGCTTTAAAACGGTTCGTAATCTGGCGTTGAGCATCTTTACTTATTCTACCCTTCAAAAAGGAAATTCTAATGTAAATAAGGAAAATCTCTGGAAGCATTTTATGGCTACTGCTATAATTTCTGAAACTATAGCCAAACATATAGGATATCCTGAGCGAGAAGAAGCGTTTATGGCGGGACTTTTACATGATATAGGCAAAGTGGCTCTTGACATTACTTTTCCAGAAGTTTTATCGTTGCTTGAAAAAGCAAGCCGCGAAACAAATAGACCGTTTCACGTTATAGAAAGAGATTTGGAGTTTGAATCGCATACCCTGTTGGGACAAACTTTATTAGAAAAATGGACACTTCCAGATTTATTTCAAGTTGTGTCACAATTTCACGAAACACCATCAGAAAATGAGAATAAAACGTATAATGAAATTTTGTATATAGTGCATCTTGCAAATTTTATATCTAATTTGATGTATGAAGGATATTCACTCTCTCATGGGCAGCCTATACTTGAATCTGAGACGTTTAATGTGTTTGGTATAAAACCTTCGAAATTGATAAGAATAGTGGAAGAATCTGAAAGAAATCTTTTGAAAGCTGGTGACCTGCTGGAAGGAGGTAAGGAAAATGAAACCTGA